From the Pirellulales bacterium genome, the window ACCACAAGAGCATGTGCTTCATCGCATCAACTTGGCCTCGCAAAGATTGAGATGATCGGCCACGTCCTGATTCTCGCCAAAGTCGACCACAATGGCCAACCGCTGCACGCCGGTGATGTCCAGGTCGATCGGCGTCGGCGGCTGCCCGCCGCGCGCTTCGAACTGCAGCAACCGGCGGCCATCGCCTTCAATCGCCACGACGACATCCCCCCGCCGATCCATGCGATCGTCGATGCCCGCTAGCGCGGTGAATCGCTGGTATCCATCCGGCAGGCGATAAACCAACCGCGTGCGGCTGTGCAGCGCAACGCCACGCGCATGCGATTTGCCGGCTAACAGTAGTTCGCCGCCATCCAGCGCGCGGTCGCGCTGCGGCGTAAACAGATCATGAGGCGCATCGATTGGCGTCGTCGCGCCAAAAAATGATTGACGCTCCGATTGCTTCGCATCCCAATCCAAGTCGCTGAGGTAAAGCACCTTGCCGTGCGAGAAGTCGATACGCTCGACTCGTCCAAGCGGAATCGACATGGCGTCGCCTGTGGTCAGGACCACTTGCAGCGCGTCGCCCGCCAATTGCAACTCGCGCGCGGCGAACTCCGCGCCGCCACTAGCAAAGATGCGGCAGCTCGCTGCGGGGATGTCCCGCGCGCGCGGTTGATATACAAAGCCAAACACCTTGCTCCATTTCACGGGGATTGTTTCGCCATCCACCTCGAATTCGACATGCTCCCCGGTTACGCGGTGCAGCACGCCTTCAAGAAAATCGAGCGCGTCCTTTTTACGCACCACCAGCACATCGGCGACGGCCTCTCCCTCATTGATTTTGCGCCATTGTTGCAACTCGGCCTCAGTGGCATCGGCGTCATACACCGACTGGACGCTACGGACCGCGGCCTTGAGCGGCGGCGCATCCTTTAACTCCACTTGCGCCGCATCGCCGTCCACCAAATAGCCAGCGGCCCGCAAGCGGCTGCCGCCTGCTAGCTCGACCACGAACTTCGCATCATGATTCTTGGCCGCCTGCACGCCGCTTGCCGGCGCTAATTGCAGCAAGTCAGCAGCGGGCAGCGTCACCGTCGCGTCGACGGTCCGCACGACCAGTTCCGTCGCGCCGATCCGCTCCACAGCGCCGCGCACCGCGCGGCCATCCACGGTCTGCAACTCCACTTCCCAGTTCGTCGCGGCGACGATCGAAATCAACAGCAGTGACAACATGCGTTATTCTCCGGCGCCGGCAGGGCGTTGACTGGCCAAGCGGCGGAAATACTCCTCCACTACGTCGCGATAATGCGAGGGAAAATCCTTGCCGATTTGCTGCAACGCCGCCTCACGTTCTTTGGGGGGCAACGCTCCCCAGCCTGACGTGTCGCCCAGATCGCGGCGCTTCGTCTCGCCGGGGCCAGCGCCCCCGGCAATGCGGCTGTCGGGCATCGGCATAGCAGGTGTGTTCGATCCTCCTCCGCTGTGTTGTTGCTGCTGCTGTTGTTGCTGTTGCTGCTCCATCTCCTCGATCATCTTGTCGAGCGAAGCGATCACCCCGTCTTCGACCTCGCGCGTCTTTGGTCCCGCGCGTCCCAGGTCGAGCCGGCGGCGAATATCGTCCATCCGACGCGAAATATGATCGAGCGATTCCTCCTCCAGGGCTTCGAGGTCACTTTGCATCAACGTGGCCACCGCCAGATAGCGCTCGGGGCTGTCCGCCACGTCGTGCTGCAATCGCTTGAGGACACTCAGACCCTGCTCCTGATCCAAGAGCCGGTGATAACTCACCGCCTGATAAAACAACAACGTCGCCGGATCAATTACATCGTCCGGCGTCAATCCTTCTAATTGCTGACGAGCTTCTTCGTAAAGCTGATGCTTCGCCAGCCACCGACCATACAACAGCCGCAGGTTAGCGCGCTCGAAATCTTTTTCCGCGGATTCCGTCAGCCAGGCCGCGTCTGGTAGGGCCAGAACAGCGTCGCTGTCGCAGGTAGCGACAATCCGCGCCGCGCGCTCGTCGACCACGGCAAAGCTGCGCGCCACCCGTTCCAGCAGTTCGGCGCCCCGCGGGTCGTCGCCATTGGCCCACAATTCCGCTGCGTCCGCGCGCGCGGTTTCCGAAGCGTCGTGCGCATCAAGCCAGGCATCGAAACGCTGCCGCGCCTCCGCGGTAGTCAACGACTTGAGCTGCGGCTCGCGATCAAATGGATCGCGCACGCCCTCGGCCAGCGAACACCTGGCGCCGCATATCAGCGCCGCCAGCAAGATCATCAGTCGCGCTTGCTTTGTCATCGATTCCTTTCTTGGGCCAAGTCGCGCGTGGTGCGAAAGATCCGCTCTTGGCGTTCGGCCAGTTCGGCGAGCGCCCTGAGGATCTCGGCGTCCGCGGTCTGCTCTCCTTCCACTAGTTTCGCATAACTTTGGGTGCGGCGATTGACCCGCATTTGCAGCGCCCGAATCACTTTAATCTCCGCCAATCGGTCGACTAGCGGGGGCTCTTGCATTTCGCCGGGCGGGGGTGGTTGACCCTCCTGCTGTTGCTGCTCCAGATCCTTCTTCGCCTTTTCGAGCGCCGCCAGAATTTCTTCCAGTCCGGCGATGATGTCCTCCTCGATGCCGCGCGTCAGGTCGTCGATTCGCGTCTGCCCCAATCGCTCGGCCACCTGCTGCATATCGTCGCGAATTTCGCGTACGGCCTCGGGCATGGCGATCGCGGTGCCGTCGTCGCGCAACAGTTGCAGCGCCCGATCGGCGTCGAGCGCGATCATCGACTCCTGTCGACCGAGTCGGCCCGACTCGATCTCCACGCTACGCCCACGTTCTGGCTCGGGGACACTGGCCAGGCGGATTGTCGCGTCGTACACCTTGTTTTGCTCATCGAGCATCTTGCGAAATCGCGCTTCGAGCATGGTCAGCATCCGCGCCAGTTCTTCCTCGCGCAACTGACGTAGAATCTTCTCCAGGTCGGCCTTGGCCTGTTCCAGTTCCTCCAGCGCTTTGCTCTGCTGCTGCAGCGCATCATCGCGTTGGGCCTGCTTTAGGTTTTCTTGGGCCTGCTGCATGCGTTTGCGCGCGGCGTCCAATCGCTGTTGGGCTGAGTCGCGGGGTTGCTGCGATTGGCTCTGGCTGGCGTCGCCTGCCGATGGCGGCATCGGCGACTCCCCACCCGGCATCGGCGCTTGCCCACCCGGCTTTGGCTCTCCCCCGGCATCGGCCGGCTTTTCTTTCGATTCGCTTTCGCCCGGCGAGTCGCTGGGCTTCTGTTCGTCGGCGGACGGCTTCTTTTCCTTCGAGTCTTCGCCGCTCGGCCTGCTCGACTGGCCTTCTTTCGCAGGCGCGTCGTCGGACTCAGCGGCCTGTGGCGTGTCTTCCGATTCGTCCTTGGTTTCTTCCTCGGCCTCGCGCGAGGCGTCGTTGTCCTTCTTCATCTGGTCGGCCAGCTTGCCGGTGCGATCTTCCAGCTTGGCTTGTCGTTCGGCGACCTGCTCCGTGGCTTCACCCGCCCTGCGCGTCTGCGCCTGAACTCCCTCCTGCTGCTGAATGAGTTGATTGAGTTCTTTGAGGTATGCCCGCACGCGGGCTTGTTCCGACTCCAATCGCTTGGCGCGATCCTCGCTCAACAATAGCTCCAACAGGCCCTTGAGGTCGCCCGTCAGGTCTTTCTGCTGGTTGACCGCCACGGCCAGACGGTCTTGTTGCAATAGTTCGACCAACTTGTCGAACTGCCCGGCGATTAATCGCTTCTTGCTGCGAGTAACCGCCTGCCGAAGCAACGCCGCGCGCTGCGGATCTTCGCTGGCCGTCAGTTCGGCCATTCGAAGCAACACTTCTTCAAATCGTTGATACTGTTTGGCCAGTTGCTCTTCGGCAGAACCCAATGGCGACTCTTCCTTCGCCGTCTCTCCTGGGGCCGTCTCGACATCGGGGGCTGGCGCATCCTCCGGCGCCCCCCAAGCCATCCCCGCGCAAACAACAGGCGCCAGCAGCCATGCTGCCACGCGCAGCAGGCGCCGCGTGCCAAACGCAAATCGAGATTCGCTAAGCGACTTCGCGCTCATGGAACCCTGGGGGATCACTCTTCCAGTAACTCTCGGACCGAACGTTTGCGCTGCGACTTGGTGTCGTCGTTGAGCTTTTCCTGGGAGTCGATGATCGAGCGCAGCATGTCGACCACCTCGTTGAACGTCTCCATCTCCATCATCTTTCCGAGCACGCCCTGCATCTGTACCAGAATAACATCGAGTTGCTGCTGGGCGCCTGCCCGGGCCACCTCGGCGGCCTGCGAATCCGCGGTAATCGCCTGCCGCAGCACGGTAAATCGTCGATCCAGTTCCGGAAAGGCAGCCGCGGCAAGTTGTCGCAGCGGCTCGGCGATGCCTTGCTTCAAACGCAGTTTCAGCTCCTCGGTGTCGACGCGATTGTTCACCAACTCATCGTGAATCTCGTCGAACGAAACCGCCACCCCCAATGTCTCGTCGGCGTTCTTCCGCGCATTCTGCGCGGCGCGTTCCACAGCCAGCAAACGCTCATCAACCCGATCGTCTGACGCCGGATCGCCAGTCTGCGCCGGCTTCTCGACGCGGACCTGACTGATCGCGTCGCGAGTCTCGCTCACCTCGCCAATCAGTTGTTCGAAGCGCCGGCGCAGATTCAGCTCGCGCGACTCCAACATCGCCCGCAATTGCTCCGCGGTGACAACCTCCAAGGCAAACGCCTCGCTCGCCGACACGCCAACCCCTTGATCCAGCGCACAATTGTCCTGAGCCTTGGCGACCAATGTCAGGCGCTGACCGGGCCGCAAATTCAGCTCACGCGCTTCCAGCGCTTCGTCGATGGGTTGTTCCAACTGGCCGCGCGCGTCGACCGTCGCGTCGCGCTCGACAATCTTTGCCGTCGCATCCTTGGCAGCGGCCTCGCCCTTTTCATCTTCGCCATCGGCCGCGCTGGCAATGCTCTGCTCGAACCAGATTCGCGCTAGCGCGTGGTCGTCTGTCACTGTGCCTGTCAGCGGTATGCGGGCCGCGGGCGTGATCGCGGCGCCAATTCCGCGCAAACGCAATGACAACTTCGGCGGTTCGTCGGGAATTGCCTCGACCGTCAATCGCCACGGCTCCCGGCTTTGAATGCCATCGGCGTCGTGCAGCGTAAACAAATAGGTCCGATTTCCGTCGACCGGCTGCGGCGCCGTCTCAAATCGCCGTCGATCGTCGGCGCTCGGCACAATCTCCGTCGGCTGCGCATCGGGAGCGTCGGCCAGGGTCATCGCCACGCGCGTCAACAGCTTGTTCGCCTGACCGCGCACCACAAACTCGGTTCCCCGCGGTAATTGCACCACCCCGGTCACCGGCACATCGTGCGGACTGCGTCCCAGATATTCGGGAAATCGCACGGCCAGCGCCGTTTGATGCACATCGACGGCCGGCGCCTCAACCACCACGATCTGCAAGTCGTCAACCCGATCGTCCCCCCCCACCAGGTCGAACTCGATCGGAGCGAGCACATTGAAGGTATAGGAGAATTTTTGGAACGGCTCCTTGCCGGGATCGGCGTTCCCCTCGCGATCCATCGAGGAGCGCTCGCGCACCCCCGCGGTCCGGTATTGAATCTGCACCGAGTCGGGCACCAACATACCGGTATCGGCCTGCGCCACCACCTGAAAATCGGCGCCGCGAGCCACCTTCACCGGACCGTTCTGGAAGCCCGGCGCCACCAATCGCGTCTTGCGCGGATAGAGCTCGTCGGAGAGGCCCAGCGCTCGCCGCCCCCAAACGCGCATCACCTCGGACGCCGACAGTCCCAGACCCACTAGCGACACCAATAACAGCGCGCAAACTAGCGCGCTGCGCGCCAGCGGCGCCGGATTGAACACCTTGTCCAGATCAAGCCGGCCGACCGCCTCTGTCACGGCCGCTTCCGTCGCCGACAGCATGGCCGCGTGCTGCTCGTCTCCCTCGGGCAAGTCGACCGGTACCGGATCAACCACCGTCAGCAGTCGATCACCGAGTTCGGGGAATCGCCGCTCCAGTACAATCGCCATGTTACGGCGCGATAGCCTCGTCAGCGCGTCGCGTAGCAGAAATCGATAAAGCAAATAGGTCAGGACGCCGACCGCGACACCGATCAATGCGATTCGCACGCCGCGCGACGGTTCGAAGAGCCAATCGATCGCCAGACTGATCCAGGCGGCCACCGCGACCGCGGCCAACCATTGGGCCACTCCTCGCGCAATGACATAGCGCCGCACTCGCGCAGCCAGCGCGCTAAGCACCCGCTCGATCGGCGCAGTCTCGGTTGTGGCGAGTTGTTCAG encodes:
- a CDS encoding NPCBM/NEW2 domain-containing protein, with product MLSLLLISIVAATNWEVELQTVDGRAVRGAVERIGATELVVRTVDATVTLPAADLLQLAPASGVQAAKNHDAKFVVELAGGSRLRAAGYLVDGDAAQVELKDAPPLKAAVRSVQSVYDADATEAELQQWRKINEGEAVADVLVVRKKDALDFLEGVLHRVTGEHVEFEVDGETIPVKWSKVFGFVYQPRARDIPAASCRIFASGGAEFAARELQLAGDALQVVLTTGDAMSIPLGRVERIDFSHGKVLYLSDLDWDAKQSERQSFFGATTPIDAPHDLFTPQRDRALDGGELLLAGKSHARGVALHSRTRLVYRLPDGYQRFTALAGIDDRMDRRGDVVVAIEGDGRRLLQFEARGGQPPTPIDLDITGVQRLAIVVDFGENQDVADHLNLCEAKLMR